The sequence below is a genomic window from Nostoc flagelliforme CCNUN1.
GTAACTGGCACGAACAACATGAAGAAGTGCAACCAGCGTTTGTTTGAGAAGGCAATACCGAAAATCTGTGACCAGAAACGGTTTGCCGTCACCATTGAGTAAGTTTCTTCAGACTGGGTTGGATTGAAGGCGCGGAAGGTGTTAGCACCATCACCGTCTTCAAACAAGGTATTTTCGACTGTAGCACCGTGAATGGCACACAACAAAGCACCACCCAATACACCTGCAACACCCATCATGTGGAAGGGGTTGAGTGTCCAGTTGTGGAACCCTTGCAAGAATAGTAGGAACCGGAAAATAGCGGCCACACCAAAGCTGGGTGCAAAGAACCAGCTTGATTGTCCCAAGGGGTACATCAGGAATACACTGACGAATACTGCAATGGGAGCTGAGAAGGCGAGGGCGTTGTAAGGGCGGATACCTACTAGACGGGCAATTTCAAATTGGCGCAACATGAAGCCAATTAAACCGAAGGCTCCGTGCAGGGCCACGAATGGCCACAAGCCACCCAATTGAAACCAACGGGTAAGGTTGCCTTGAGCTTCTGGTCCCCATAACAGCAGTAGGGAGTGTCCCATGCTGTCGGCGGGGGTGGATACTGCCACTGTTAGGAAGTTACAGCCTTCTAGGTAGGAGGAGGCTAACCCGTGGGTGTACCAAGAGGTGACGAAGGTGGTACCGGTCAGCCAACCGCCTAGTGCTAGGAAGGCGCAAGGGAATAATAGTATCCCTGACCAACCTACGAATACGAAGCGATCGCGCTTGAGCCAGTCGTCTAATACGTCAAACCACCCTCTACTAGGGGCGCGTCCAACTGCGATGGTCATTAGAGCAAATCTCCAAATGTTTATAAGTACAGGTTGTATTTGTATTATAGATGGCTATATAAAAGCCTTCCATAAGCAGAAAGTTAACCGGGTTGTTAACCAAGTTTACAATTTTTTACACACCTTTAATCATATTAGGTGTAAATCGCTAATTTTTCTAGGGGTTTTGTAATAAAAATTTATTTTTTATTCAGATGAAGTGGGGAGTGGAGAGATGAGGGAGATGAGGGAGCAGGGGTGACAAGGTGACAAAAGGTGAGAACTTGCAACAAGTCTTTCCCCTTGTCCCTAATTCTCCTTGTCCCCAAGTCCTCTTCACCATGCCCAATGCCCAATGCCCATTTCCCTAGAATCAGTCAGCTGACGCTAAAATGAGTCCACAGTTAAATTTGATTATTGCTAAATGTTTACCATCGATTTAAGCATCAGAAACACTGCTTTCCCTATCTCAGTGCAACGTAAGTCAGCAGAGGATGCTGAGGCTGTCTATCAACTGATTTTGGCAGCAATACGCTCTGGTAACCCTGACATTGTGGAACTCAAGTGCGAGGGCAAGACAGAGAAAAAAATTGCTGTCCGCGCTAGTGAAATTTCTGGGGTGCAGATTGTTCAGAAAGATGGTACAACCCCTGGTGGTGGCAGACCACCTGGCTTTTTCGCTGTAGCTGCTGAGTAACCAAGGTTGACAAATGGCTCAAGTGGGCATTGAGGTCAAGGATTTAAATTTCAGTTGGCCTAATGGAGAGAAAGTTATCAAATCTTGCTCTTTAGAAGTACCTAAGGGTGAATTTTGGATGCTCTTAGGTACAAATGGCAGTGGGAAATCAACGTTACTTAGACTGCTGGCGGGGCTATTAGCTCCTGAGTCTGGGGAAATTCGAGTTTTGCATCCCGTTGGTTTTGTCTTCCAAAATCCGGATCATCAACTGGTGATGCCAACGGTTGGTGCTGATGTGGCTTTTGGATTGGTGGAAGAAAAGTTACCACCTGCTGCCACTAGAGCAAGGGTTGAGGAGGCGCTAGGAGCGGTGAATTTGCTTACCCTCCTACGACGCCCTATCTATGCACTCTCTGGGGGACAGAAACAGCGAGTAGCGATCGCTGGTGCGATCGCCCGTCGCTGTGAAGTCTTATTATTAGATGAACCCACTGCCTTACTAGATCCAGATAGTCAGTTGGATTTAGTGGCTGGTGTGCGCCGCCTTGTCAAAAGTCGAGGTATTACAGCTCTGTGGGTGACACATCGATTAGACGAGTTAAATTATTGTGATGGCGCTTTCTTGCTAGAAAAAGGCTCTCTCGTAGATAGGGGTGAACCTCAACGCCTCAAACAACGTCTAATGGAGGTACACAGCGAAGCCTCTTAATTGAGTGCTGCTAACAAATAGCTAGGGTTGAGCCAGTGCTGAGTGCTGAGTTAAGTAAAAAGTATCAGGCTTTCATAGCCGTACATGCTCCGCCCTTTATAAATGGTCTTTTAACTCAGCACTCTTCATTTTCACCACTACTGAAAAAGAACTGCAACGCGCCTTTCAAACAAAGGCGCGTTTTAAGTTGGTACGTCTGTCTTAGGTTTTAGTTTTGTGAGGCTGCCGTATTTTTTATTCTATGTAGCATAGTGTTACAGACTATGCATCAATTATTATAAAACTTATGAATGAATTTTGTTAACTCTAGAAAATTGTGATTAAAAACCATGCCCCGTTCCTTACTGCAAGCCGTTTTGTTAGTAGACGGCTACAATATAATTGGCGCTTGGCCTTGCCTTAAAAAAACGCGTGATAGTGTTGGACTAGAGGCAGCACGGGGTGAACTTGTGGAAGCGATGACTGGTTATAGTGCGTTTCAAGGTTATGCAACTCAAATAGTTTTTGATGCCCAATATCAGAACTCTTCTAGTAATAAAGAAACAATTACTGAGCTTTTATCAGTTTATTACACTGATTTTGGGCAAACAGCAGATACTTATATTGAAAAATCCTGCGCTTCTTTTCGCCACCAAATAGCCCAATCTTTGATTTCTCGTGTGATTGTTGCTACATCAGATCGGGCACAGCAGTTGATGATACAGGGGTATGGGGCTGAATGGTTGTCGGCACAACAACTTTGTGGGGAAGTAGAAGTTACGGTTTGTCGGATGCGGCAGAAGTATCATACGCGCAAACAATCTAAGAGTAGGTTTTTAGCTAATGCCATTGATGCTAAGGCGCGACAGCGTCTAGCTGAATTACGAATGGGATTGCAGTAGATATTAGTATTTAACAGTCTCTGCTTAAGTTCCTGAATGGGTTTTGGCTGCAAAAATTTTATAAATTTAAGTATCTAAAAAAAATATTGGCGAAAGTACTTGCCAAATCTTATTTTTAGCCCTAAGATTATAAATCGTGAGTGGTCCTCAGTAGCTCAGTGGTAGAGCGATCGACTGTTAATCGATTGGTCGCTGGTTCGAATCCAGCCTGGGGAGTTTATCAATTTTGGATTTTAAATTTTGGATTCTAGATTATCCGTCAGAGATTTATGGTCGCTTGACTCGACTGTGACGTTTCTGAATCATGGGTCTTTTGGTGCTTGTCCTAAACAAGTGCTGGAGTTTCAACAAAAACTGCGATCGCAACTCGAACAGGAACCCCTACGCTTTTTTGGTAGGGAGTGGGAACCTCTGCTAGACGATGCCAGAAGTAAGCTAGCTGCGTTTGTGAGTGCTGATGCCCAGGATTTAGCGTTTGTCCCCAATGCGACCACTGGTGTTAACTCGGTGTTAAGGTCGCTGACGTTTTCACCAGAGGATGAAATA
It includes:
- the psbD gene encoding photosystem II D2 protein (photosystem q(a) protein), producing the protein MTIAVGRAPSRGWFDVLDDWLKRDRFVFVGWSGILLFPCAFLALGGWLTGTTFVTSWYTHGLASSYLEGCNFLTVAVSTPADSMGHSLLLLWGPEAQGNLTRWFQLGGLWPFVALHGAFGLIGFMLRQFEIARLVGIRPYNALAFSAPIAVFVSVFLMYPLGQSSWFFAPSFGVAAIFRFLLFLQGFHNWTLNPFHMMGVAGVLGGALLCAIHGATVENTLFEDGDGANTFRAFNPTQSEETYSMVTANRFWSQIFGIAFSNKRWLHFFMLFVPVTGLWMSAVGIVGLALNLRAYDFVSQELRAAEDPEFETFYTKNILLNEGIRAWMAPQDQPHEQFVFPEEVLPRGNAL
- a CDS encoding energy-coupling factor ABC transporter ATP-binding protein; translated protein: MAQVGIEVKDLNFSWPNGEKVIKSCSLEVPKGEFWMLLGTNGSGKSTLLRLLAGLLAPESGEIRVLHPVGFVFQNPDHQLVMPTVGADVAFGLVEEKLPPAATRARVEEALGAVNLLTLLRRPIYALSGGQKQRVAIAGAIARRCEVLLLDEPTALLDPDSQLDLVAGVRRLVKSRGITALWVTHRLDELNYCDGAFLLEKGSLVDRGEPQRLKQRLMEVHSEAS
- a CDS encoding NYN domain-containing protein, which produces MPRSLLQAVLLVDGYNIIGAWPCLKKTRDSVGLEAARGELVEAMTGYSAFQGYATQIVFDAQYQNSSSNKETITELLSVYYTDFGQTADTYIEKSCASFRHQIAQSLISRVIVATSDRAQQLMIQGYGAEWLSAQQLCGEVEVTVCRMRQKYHTRKQSKSRFLANAIDAKARQRLAELRMGLQ